A single region of the Petrotoga sp. 9PWA.NaAc.5.4 genome encodes:
- the uxuA gene encoding mannonate dehydratase, with amino-acid sequence MNFILRWFGGKDDSVSLSQIKQIPIISGIAGTLNEIPVGEIWPIEKIEKLKNQVNNEGLALEVIESVNIHEDIKAGLPSRDYYIENYIKTIENLSMIGIKVICYNFMPIFDWVRTNLYHQLSDGSYSMSYDHEKIKNISPQQLIQEVESGAKGFSLPGWEPEKLKNLYQLFKVFSDIDEEKLFHNLEYFLKSIIPVCEKVGIKMAIHPDDPPWPIFGLPRIVSSKEQLEKIIKIVDSPSNTLAICSGSLGANPKNSVPDIIRQFGKQGKISFVHVRNIKITDYKKFHEVSHFSKEGSLDIFEIMKALHETNFKGYLRPDHGRLIWNEKARPGYGLFDRALGVSYLFGIWESLDKMKKG; translated from the coding sequence GTGAATTTTATACTCAGATGGTTTGGTGGAAAAGATGACAGTGTTTCATTATCCCAAATAAAACAGATACCAATAATATCCGGAATTGCTGGTACTTTGAATGAAATCCCAGTTGGGGAAATATGGCCTATAGAAAAAATTGAAAAACTTAAAAACCAAGTAAACAATGAAGGATTAGCTTTAGAAGTAATTGAAAGTGTAAACATTCATGAAGACATAAAAGCAGGGCTTCCTTCGAGAGATTATTACATTGAAAATTATATTAAAACTATTGAAAATTTAAGTATGATAGGGATTAAAGTAATATGTTATAACTTCATGCCTATTTTTGATTGGGTAAGAACTAACTTATACCACCAACTTTCTGATGGATCTTACTCTATGTCCTATGATCATGAAAAAATTAAAAATATTTCTCCCCAACAACTCATCCAAGAGGTTGAAAGTGGTGCAAAAGGCTTTTCATTACCGGGTTGGGAGCCAGAAAAACTGAAAAATTTATATCAACTTTTCAAAGTTTTTTCAGATATAGATGAAGAAAAACTTTTTCATAATTTAGAATATTTTCTCAAAAGTATTATTCCTGTTTGTGAAAAAGTCGGTATTAAAATGGCTATTCATCCTGATGATCCCCCCTGGCCAATTTTTGGATTACCAAGGATCGTCAGTTCGAAAGAACAGCTTGAAAAGATTATAAAAATAGTTGATAGTCCTTCAAATACTTTAGCGATATGTAGTGGTTCATTAGGCGCAAATCCCAAAAATAGTGTGCCTGATATAATAAGACAATTTGGAAAACAGGGTAAGATCTCTTTTGTACATGTTAGAAATATAAAAATCACTGATTACAAAAAATTTCACGAAGTTTCTCATTTCTCGAAAGAAGGTTCATTAGATATTTTTGAAATAATGAAAGCTTTGCATGAAACAAATTTTAAAGGATATTTAAGACCTGATCACGGCAGGCTCATATGGAATGAAAAAGCAAGACCAGGTTACGGTTTATTTGATAGAGCCTTGGGGGTTAGCTATTTATTTGGAATTTGGGAATCTTTAGATAAAATGAAGAAAGGATGA
- a CDS encoding endo-1,4-beta-xylanase: protein MKNIIIPLLLISLGLLTIGFSTTGLLSNGNKIVSPADYELIIDFENSDVKINPRGENILLNISQDFAFEGNYSLKIENRKSGWEGPEIDFTNDWKIFDGSEFTVYVPVYQTSNSPQLFRIVAYINDAAGERFVNISEKVVVPNFWKEITGTFKFDLKEPVNNFSLLIITPLNSDFTYYLDDFKVLGINKVPRSDILLKTTFETGTENWQPRGDSVSITTTNKAAHSGEYSLYASGRQSNWHGAQIDLKNILLPGKSYELEVWVYQETGQDQQVTLSMQRKYASDTQTNYDTIAWQKTIPSNKWTKIGGSYTVKSGEKIEELLFYVESPNNALAFYIDDFVIIDKTIPLFEPEWEIPNLQEVYKDNFKIGVAIPYKVLSNPLEMKMVEKHFNSITAENEMKPESLLVDLNTYKFSVADEYINFAQSKNFDVRGHTLLWHNQTPDWFFKDADGNLVSREVLLKRMEKYIKDVVGHFSGKIQAWDVVNEAIDPNQPDGLRRSLWYDIIGPEYIEYAFKFAHEADPNAKLFYNDYNTYEPKKRDFIYNLVSDLKAKGIPIDGIGMQMHIGVGTDLRQVEEAIQLFSSIPDIEIHITELDMSIYKDQSSNYNAPAYESLVEQGHVYKELFELLKKYDDVITSVTFWGLKDDYSWKNQTRNDWPLLFDKDYQAKYSYWGIVEPTVLPILPKKSSIAQGTAIPFGMLDDSYLFSIPIQIFDEQGKERLNARVIWNENTLFIYGDVQDETKDPEDAVAIFVDPNNAKTPYLQDDDAWVIIRTDWTVETNKPDEIEIKHFVSPGYKKYAFECSITLPQKFEKGSSIGFDIAVIDGKKMYSWSDTTNQQKEITANYGTLVLEAAAVGTAKYGTPIIDAEIDDIWKIAETYSTHTVVSGSLQNAKADFKVLWDEKALYVLAIVSDPVLNKDHPDRWEQDSVEFFIDENNNKTGFYELDDAQYRVNFINEQSFGTGASAANFKTAAKVIDGGYIIEAAISWKTITPSGGEVIGFDVQVNDASAAGRRVGILTWNDPTGNNYQSTVNFGNIKLEK from the coding sequence ATGAAAAATATTATAATTCCTCTTCTGTTAATCAGTTTAGGACTACTGACGATTGGTTTTTCTACTACTGGTTTATTAAGTAACGGTAATAAAATTGTTTCTCCAGCAGACTATGAACTAATTATTGATTTTGAAAATTCTGACGTAAAAATTAATCCAAGAGGAGAAAACATTCTACTCAACATATCTCAAGATTTCGCATTTGAAGGTAATTATTCATTAAAGATAGAGAACAGAAAATCTGGTTGGGAAGGTCCCGAGATAGATTTTACAAATGATTGGAAAATATTTGACGGATCTGAATTCACCGTTTATGTTCCCGTCTATCAAACCTCTAATTCTCCACAACTCTTTAGAATTGTTGCTTATATAAACGATGCCGCAGGAGAACGTTTTGTAAACATATCTGAAAAGGTGGTAGTTCCAAATTTTTGGAAAGAAATAACAGGAACCTTCAAATTTGATCTTAAAGAACCAGTCAATAATTTCTCTTTGTTAATAATAACTCCCTTAAATTCTGATTTTACTTATTACTTAGATGATTTTAAAGTTCTCGGAATTAATAAAGTCCCAAGATCAGATATCTTATTAAAAACGACTTTTGAGACAGGAACGGAAAATTGGCAACCTAGAGGTGATTCAGTTTCTATAACTACAACAAATAAAGCAGCACATAGCGGCGAATACTCATTATATGCAAGTGGAAGACAAAGTAACTGGCACGGAGCTCAGATTGATCTAAAAAATATTTTACTCCCAGGCAAAAGTTACGAATTAGAGGTCTGGGTATACCAAGAAACCGGGCAAGATCAGCAAGTAACTTTATCTATGCAAAGAAAGTATGCTTCAGATACTCAAACTAATTATGATACAATCGCATGGCAAAAAACTATACCTTCCAATAAATGGACAAAAATTGGAGGTTCTTATACTGTAAAATCAGGAGAGAAAATTGAAGAACTTCTTTTTTATGTCGAATCACCAAATAATGCATTAGCTTTTTATATTGATGATTTTGTAATAATTGACAAGACGATTCCTTTATTTGAACCAGAATGGGAAATACCAAACTTACAAGAAGTTTATAAAGATAACTTTAAAATAGGTGTAGCTATTCCTTACAAAGTGTTATCTAATCCACTTGAAATGAAAATGGTTGAAAAACATTTTAACAGTATTACCGCAGAAAATGAAATGAAGCCGGAAAGTCTTTTGGTTGATTTGAACACCTATAAATTCTCTGTTGCCGATGAATACATCAACTTTGCACAATCAAAAAATTTCGATGTAAGAGGCCACACATTACTATGGCACAATCAGACTCCAGATTGGTTTTTCAAAGATGCTGATGGAAACTTAGTTTCAAGAGAAGTCCTTTTAAAGCGCATGGAAAAATATATAAAAGATGTCGTTGGTCATTTTTCTGGGAAAATTCAAGCTTGGGATGTGGTAAATGAAGCAATAGATCCAAATCAACCTGATGGATTAAGAAGATCGTTATGGTACGATATTATAGGACCTGAATATATTGAATATGCTTTCAAGTTTGCACATGAAGCTGATCCTAATGCAAAATTATTTTATAATGACTACAACACTTATGAACCAAAAAAGAGAGATTTTATTTACAACCTCGTTTCTGATCTTAAAGCAAAAGGAATCCCTATAGATGGTATTGGGATGCAAATGCATATAGGCGTGGGAACAGATTTACGTCAGGTTGAAGAAGCTATTCAGTTATTCAGTTCAATTCCAGATATTGAAATTCATATAACAGAGTTAGATATGAGTATTTATAAAGATCAATCATCTAACTATAATGCTCCTGCATATGAATCTCTTGTAGAACAAGGCCATGTATACAAAGAACTATTTGAACTTCTAAAAAAGTACGATGATGTAATAACAAGCGTTACTTTCTGGGGTCTAAAAGATGATTATTCATGGAAAAACCAGACAAGAAATGATTGGCCACTACTGTTTGACAAAGACTATCAAGCAAAGTACTCTTATTGGGGAATAGTAGAACCAACAGTGTTGCCAATTCTCCCAAAAAAAAGTTCCATAGCTCAAGGTACTGCGATACCTTTTGGTATGTTGGATGATTCTTACTTGTTTTCAATACCTATACAAATCTTCGATGAACAAGGAAAGGAAAGATTAAACGCCAGAGTGATATGGAACGAAAATACACTATTCATTTACGGAGATGTACAAGATGAAACGAAGGATCCAGAAGATGCAGTAGCAATTTTCGTCGATCCTAACAACGCCAAAACTCCTTACTTACAAGATGATGATGCTTGGGTGATTATTAGAACTGATTGGACAGTTGAAACAAATAAACCAGATGAAATCGAAATTAAGCATTTTGTCAGCCCCGGATATAAAAAATATGCTTTTGAATGCTCAATTACTCTCCCTCAAAAATTTGAAAAAGGTTCATCCATAGGTTTTGATATTGCGGTAATAGATGGCAAGAAAATGTACAGTTGGAGCGACACTACAAACCAACAAAAAGAAATCACAGCAAATTATGGGACACTTGTTTTAGAAGCTGCTGCTGTGGGAACTGCAAAATATGGAACACCGATTATTGATGCAGAAATAGACGATATTTGGAAAATAGCAGAAACCTATTCAACCCACACAGTTGTTTCTGGAAGTCTTCAAAATGCTAAAGCAGATTTCAAAGTTTTGTGGGATGAAAAAGCACTTTATGTTCTTGCCATAGTATCTGATCCTGTTTTAAATAAAGATCATCCAGATCGTTGGGAACAAGATTCAGTAGAATTTTTCATCGACGAAAATAACAACAAAACAGGATTCTACGAATTAGACGACGCACAATATAGAGTTAACTTTATTAACGAACAATCCTTTGGTACAGGTGCCTCTGCAGCAAACTTTAAAACAGCAGCCAAAGTAATTGATGGTGGATATATAATTGAAGCTGCTATTTCTTGGAAAACAATTACACCATCTGGTGGAGAAGTTATAGGTTTTGACGTTCAAGTTAACGATGCTAGTGCAGCTGGAAGAAGGGTAGGAATACTAACTTGGAATGATCCAACTGGTAATAATTATCAGAGCACAGTGAATTTTGGAAATATTAAATTAGAGAAATAA
- a CDS encoding ABC transporter substrate-binding protein → MERKKVVTCLLIVFLSLVTLFGWDAYATPEEYYQATGNKVTQFKESPMLTDKVKKGELPPIEERLPKEPLVIVPEDEVGKFGGTWRRVWKGPSDQWGIYKINEPHLVYWDSEGGKFLPGVAKSWDILDDGKVYIFHLREGMKWSDGHPYTADDILFWANDMVGNDELTPSKPAWYIVGGKRAKIEKIDDYTIKFEFAEPYGLFLLQIAYSQGFVGAPKHYLKQFHPSYTSMEEIQKIIDKEKEKMYFTWVDVFNDKDDPVRNLERPSLFTWIPKTDPSSSYYILERNPYYFAVDIEGNQLPYIDTVRHEYVMDNEIIMLKAIAGEIDMQFRHIGTLGAGAGNYTLLAMNAEKGGYQIYNWIAANGSASQLMLNTFDHKDPVLQEIFSDVRFRQALSLGINREEINEIIFSGLAKPRQASLVSGSAYYDPEWESAFAEYDPKRANELLDEMGLKWDSKKQYRLRPDGKPLQFSVQVAGQPHTDIWTIIREYWKNDLGIQIEVDTINRDLFDSRKDAHDFDGQVWQMDRAAQPLAEPYNLIPGASNISESWYIGWTTWIKAYMEGDEIPEDAIVPPEAVIDLVDLWLQIQVTTDDEEIKELMKEVTKIHRENIWMIGTVGEDIAPAIVKNNFKNVPKELVTDDILRSPLNAMPMQFFIQ, encoded by the coding sequence ATGGAAAGAAAGAAAGTAGTAACCTGTTTATTGATTGTTTTTTTGTCTTTAGTAACGTTGTTTGGATGGGATGCATATGCAACGCCTGAAGAATATTACCAAGCTACAGGTAATAAAGTTACTCAATTTAAAGAATCACCTATGCTTACTGATAAAGTGAAAAAAGGAGAACTTCCACCAATTGAAGAGCGATTACCAAAGGAACCTTTAGTAATAGTTCCTGAAGACGAAGTAGGAAAATTTGGAGGTACATGGAGAAGAGTTTGGAAAGGTCCTTCTGATCAATGGGGGATTTATAAAATTAATGAACCACATTTGGTATATTGGGATTCTGAAGGTGGAAAGTTTCTTCCAGGAGTGGCAAAGAGTTGGGATATATTAGATGATGGAAAAGTATACATTTTTCATCTTAGAGAAGGAATGAAATGGTCTGACGGACACCCCTACACCGCGGATGATATTCTCTTTTGGGCTAATGACATGGTTGGAAATGATGAACTGACTCCTTCCAAACCAGCTTGGTATATTGTAGGAGGTAAAAGAGCCAAAATAGAAAAGATAGATGATTATACAATTAAATTTGAATTTGCTGAACCATACGGATTATTCTTACTTCAAATTGCTTATAGTCAAGGCTTTGTTGGAGCACCAAAGCATTACTTAAAACAATTCCATCCTTCATACACTTCTATGGAAGAAATTCAAAAAATCATAGACAAAGAAAAAGAAAAGATGTACTTTACCTGGGTTGATGTATTTAACGATAAAGATGATCCTGTAAGAAATCTTGAACGACCAAGTTTATTTACATGGATCCCTAAGACAGATCCTTCTAGTTCGTATTATATTCTCGAACGGAATCCATATTATTTCGCTGTTGATATAGAAGGTAATCAATTACCATATATTGATACTGTTCGGCATGAATACGTCATGGATAATGAAATAATTATGTTGAAAGCGATAGCTGGTGAAATCGATATGCAATTTAGGCACATTGGAACCTTAGGAGCAGGAGCAGGTAACTACACATTATTGGCAATGAATGCAGAAAAAGGTGGTTATCAGATTTACAATTGGATAGCTGCTAACGGTTCTGCAAGTCAATTAATGCTGAATACTTTTGACCATAAAGATCCTGTTTTACAAGAAATATTCAGTGATGTAAGATTTAGACAAGCCTTGTCTCTTGGAATAAATAGAGAAGAAATTAACGAAATTATCTTTTCTGGATTAGCTAAACCACGTCAAGCTTCTTTAGTAAGTGGATCAGCATATTATGATCCCGAATGGGAAAGCGCTTTTGCTGAATATGATCCAAAACGAGCAAATGAACTTCTCGATGAAATGGGACTCAAATGGGATTCAAAGAAACAATATAGACTCAGACCAGATGGAAAACCATTGCAATTTTCTGTACAAGTAGCTGGACAACCACACACAGATATTTGGACTATAATACGAGAATACTGGAAAAACGATTTAGGTATTCAAATAGAAGTAGATACAATTAACAGAGACCTCTTCGACTCCAGGAAAGACGCTCATGATTTTGACGGACAAGTATGGCAAATGGATAGAGCTGCTCAACCATTGGCAGAACCTTATAATTTGATTCCAGGAGCTTCAAATATTTCAGAGTCTTGGTATATAGGTTGGACAACATGGATTAAAGCTTATATGGAAGGAGATGAAATTCCAGAAGATGCCATTGTGCCACCAGAAGCGGTTATTGATTTGGTAGATCTATGGTTACAAATCCAAGTAACAACAGATGATGAAGAAATAAAAGAACTTATGAAAGAAGTGACAAAAATTCATAGAGAAAACATATGGATGATAGGAACTGTAGGAGAAGATATAGCTCCCGCAATAGTAAAAAACAATTTTAAGAATGTCCCTAAAGAACTTGTAACGGATGATATTTTAAGATCCCCTTTGAACGCTATGCCTATGCAATTCTTTATTCAGTGA
- a CDS encoding ABC transporter ATP-binding protein, protein MQNKKFLEVSNVKKYFPIKRGVFGKISGYVKAVDGVSFHINEGETLGLVGESGCGKTTIAKTILRALDCDAGDILMHFENKVINIAKLPKNQLKELRKNVQMIFQNPFTSLNPRMKVRDIIGEPLYVNKIAKGKDLDSKVEELMDMVGLRKEYLIRYPHAFSGGQRQRIVIARALALNPKLVVCDEPVAALDVSIRSQILNLLMDLQEELNLTYLFISHDLSVVEHICDRVAVMYLGRIVELTDTESLFQSPKHPYTEKLLEAVPKPDPSIRADQIKPLEGEVPDPANPPQGCYFHLRCPYAIDICKKEYPELKNYNSDSKNEHLVACHRASELALKGLEIK, encoded by the coding sequence ATGCAAAATAAAAAATTTTTGGAAGTTTCTAATGTAAAAAAGTATTTTCCCATTAAAAGAGGTGTTTTCGGAAAAATCTCCGGATATGTGAAAGCTGTTGATGGAGTAAGTTTTCATATAAATGAAGGCGAAACTTTAGGATTAGTTGGAGAATCTGGATGCGGTAAAACGACAATTGCTAAAACTATTTTGCGAGCTTTAGATTGCGATGCTGGAGATATTCTCATGCATTTTGAAAATAAAGTGATAAACATAGCTAAATTACCTAAAAATCAGTTAAAAGAGCTAAGAAAAAATGTTCAAATGATTTTTCAAAATCCTTTTACATCCTTAAATCCTCGAATGAAAGTGAGAGATATTATTGGAGAACCTTTATATGTTAATAAAATAGCAAAAGGGAAAGACCTTGATTCGAAAGTGGAAGAATTAATGGATATGGTCGGTTTAAGGAAAGAGTATTTAATAAGGTATCCTCATGCTTTTAGTGGTGGCCAAAGGCAAAGGATAGTTATTGCAAGAGCGTTAGCTTTGAACCCAAAACTTGTTGTTTGTGATGAACCAGTGGCAGCTTTAGATGTTTCTATTAGATCTCAAATTTTAAATCTTTTGATGGACCTTCAAGAAGAATTAAATCTTACTTATCTTTTTATTTCACATGATTTAAGTGTCGTAGAACATATATGCGATAGAGTTGCTGTTATGTACTTAGGAAGAATTGTCGAACTAACCGATACAGAGAGCCTTTTTCAAAGTCCCAAACATCCATATACAGAAAAACTATTAGAGGCAGTACCTAAACCCGATCCAAGTATAAGAGCTGACCAGATAAAACCTTTAGAAGGAGAAGTTCCAGATCCGGCAAATCCTCCTCAAGGATGTTATTTTCACCTAAGATGTCCTTATGCTATAGATATATGCAAAAAAGAATATCCTGAATTAAAAAATTATAACTCGGATAGTAAAAATGAGCATTTAGTCGCTTGTCATCGTGCATCTGAATTAGCCCTAAAAGGGCTTGAAATTAAATAG
- a CDS encoding ABC transporter ATP-binding protein: MEKLLEVIDLETSFELTEGSIKVLDKINFNLKRNEVVGLIGESGCGKSVTALSILRILPKNAKCSGKVIFDTGEKEINLLELNPKGEEIRQIRGNDISMIFQEPAAPFSPVYTVGDHMVEAITLHKNVSEQLAKERALEMLEKVRIPDPKKIIDAYPFELSGGMLQRCMIAMALSCNPKILIADEPTTALDVTIQAQILYLIKELQKEFHSSIIFITHDLAVISQVADKIDVMYLGHIVEEADVFEIFKNPLHPYTKALLASIPKYGVRKTRLEAISGVVPDPYNLPKGCRFHNRCPSFMEGICDVEEPKTIEISENHKVKCFLYGGNNNAK, encoded by the coding sequence ATGGAAAAATTACTTGAGGTAATAGATCTTGAGACATCTTTTGAGTTAACAGAAGGGTCAATAAAGGTATTAGATAAAATTAACTTTAATCTAAAAAGAAATGAAGTGGTGGGTCTCATTGGAGAATCCGGGTGTGGTAAAAGTGTCACGGCACTTTCCATACTTAGAATTTTGCCCAAAAATGCAAAATGTTCAGGAAAAGTAATTTTTGATACCGGGGAAAAAGAAATTAATCTTTTAGAATTAAACCCAAAAGGTGAAGAAATAAGACAGATACGTGGAAATGATATTTCAATGATCTTTCAAGAACCAGCAGCCCCTTTTTCACCAGTTTATACGGTAGGAGATCATATGGTAGAAGCAATAACTTTACATAAAAATGTTTCTGAACAGCTTGCCAAAGAAAGGGCTTTGGAAATGTTAGAAAAAGTGAGAATACCGGATCCCAAAAAAATAATTGATGCTTATCCTTTTGAACTATCTGGTGGAATGCTTCAACGTTGCATGATAGCTATGGCTCTATCATGTAATCCCAAGATACTAATTGCTGATGAACCCACAACAGCTTTAGATGTAACAATACAGGCGCAAATCTTATATTTAATAAAAGAACTTCAAAAAGAATTTCATAGTTCCATCATTTTTATTACTCATGATTTAGCAGTTATTTCTCAAGTGGCAGATAAAATTGATGTAATGTATCTTGGACATATTGTAGAAGAAGCAGATGTATTTGAAATTTTTAAAAATCCGCTGCATCCATATACAAAAGCTCTTTTAGCATCTATACCTAAATATGGTGTGAGAAAAACTAGGCTGGAAGCAATTTCAGGTGTTGTCCCTGATCCATATAATTTGCCTAAAGGTTGTAGATTTCATAATAGATGTCCAAGTTTTATGGAAGGAATATGTGATGTAGAAGAACCTAAAACAATTGAAATAAGTGAAAATCATAAAGTAAAATGTTTTCTTTATGGAGGCAACAATAATGCAAAATAA